One segment of uncultured Desulfovibrio sp. DNA contains the following:
- a CDS encoding Crp/Fnr family transcriptional regulator, with protein MLKDPAPDQNRLLAALPTHIYDMLLPQLELVSMPLGKVLYESGDVMRHVYFPIDCIISLLYVMENGASAEISVVGNEGIIGISLFMGGESTSSRALVQSAGQAYRLSDKHFKDAVSRHVAMLQLMLRYVQALITQMAQTAVCNRHHSIDQQLCRWLLLSLDRLPSNQLSMTQELIANMLGVRREGVTEAAGKLQRLGVIEYRRGQITVLDRPKLEELCCECYAVVKAETDRLLPFPPKAPDKT; from the coding sequence ATGCTTAAAGATCCTGCCCCAGACCAAAACCGCCTTCTTGCAGCATTACCCACCCATATTTATGACATGTTGCTCCCTCAGCTGGAGTTGGTGTCAATGCCGCTTGGCAAAGTTTTATACGAATCCGGCGATGTCATGCGCCATGTCTATTTTCCAATAGACTGCATTATCTCGCTATTATATGTGATGGAAAACGGCGCTTCAGCGGAAATTTCCGTAGTTGGCAACGAAGGCATCATTGGCATCTCACTGTTCATGGGAGGAGAAAGTACCTCCAGCAGAGCTTTGGTACAAAGCGCTGGCCAGGCATACCGCCTGAGCGACAAGCATTTTAAAGATGCTGTTAGTCGTCACGTTGCAATGCTACAACTGATGCTGCGCTATGTTCAGGCATTAATTACGCAGATGGCCCAGACAGCCGTATGCAACCGACATCATTCCATAGACCAGCAGCTCTGCCGTTGGCTTTTGCTCTCACTCGATCGCCTGCCGAGCAATCAGTTGAGCATGACGCAGGAGCTGATCGCCAACATGCTGGGGGTTCGCCGCGAGGGAGTTACCGAAGCCGCAGGCAAGTTGCAGCGACTGGGGGTCATTGAATACCGCCGGGGGCAGATTACAGTGCTGGACCGCCCAAAGCTTGAAGAGCTGTGTTGTGAATGCTACGCGGTTGTCAAAGCAGAAACCGACCGCCTATTGCCTTTTCCACCAAAAGCCCCTGATAAAACCTAG
- a CDS encoding glycine zipper domain-containing protein: MSKTQQGGLSGAALGAGAGAGIGALTGGNWAVGAAVGGALGGLAGGLYGNSQDNKNR, from the coding sequence ATGAGTAAAACCCAACAAGGCGGCCTGTCGGGAGCAGCACTGGGCGCTGGCGCAGGAGCTGGCATAGGCGCGCTGACGGGAGGAAACTGGGCTGTCGGAGCCGCGGTTGGCGGAGCCCTGGGTGGCTTGGCAGGGGGACTATACGGTAATTCGCAGGACAACAAAAACCGTTAA
- a CDS encoding DUF4172 domain-containing protein, whose protein sequence is MKSSVIEGESRDVAQVRSSLARRLGIDIGGLMP, encoded by the coding sequence GTGAAGTCGAGCGTAATTGAAGGGGAATCCCGTGACGTGGCACAGGTGCGCTCTTCACTGGCTCGAAGGCTTGGAATTGACATCGGCGGCCTGATGCCCTGA
- a CDS encoding lmo0937 family membrane protein has translation MIAVVLVILWLLGIITSYSLGGFIHILLVIAVVVIVIRFLQGRRL, from the coding sequence ATGATTGCTGTTGTCCTTGTCATATTGTGGTTATTGGGAATAATTACATCCTATTCATTGGGTGGCTTTATCCACATACTTTTGGTCATTGCGGTTGTCGTTATCGTAATCAGATTTTTGCAGGGCCGACGGCTCTAG
- a CDS encoding lipid A deacylase LpxR family protein, which translates to MNCHIIPLFLVIFLLTNSLCFAVEPDKSDNTQAEKSTFVLYYENDSFYHHDGYYTNAVKFRVISKPLNTLTKNGIFPDNFDSVMEKFEKTQTKQVTQYNISAGAGQSIYTPEDTTIRDLQEDDRPYAGYLYSFLALHAKQTQMMDTFELTAGVVGPSALAEYAQNGVHRLRGFETAKGWDNQLHDEPAMTLSWGRNYRLNKQSIWSGLSWDVLPYHTLTAGNVLTQATAGSELRLGWNLPPSFTTSQIHPSSSIGAPTPEDMGGRQSKDWGFYIFAGAEGRAVAHNIFLDGNTWGDSHRVAKDPFVGEASFGAAVTINSLQIAYRHVYLTEEFKKQKEAQNFGSITLVLPF; encoded by the coding sequence ATGAACTGCCATATTATTCCACTCTTTCTTGTAATTTTTCTTTTGACAAATAGCCTGTGTTTTGCAGTTGAACCAGACAAATCCGACAACACACAAGCGGAAAAGAGCACTTTTGTACTCTATTATGAGAATGATTCATTTTACCACCACGATGGGTACTATACCAATGCTGTTAAGTTTAGAGTTATATCTAAGCCATTAAATACGCTTACAAAAAATGGAATTTTCCCGGATAATTTTGACTCGGTAATGGAAAAATTTGAAAAGACACAAACTAAGCAAGTTACACAATACAATATTTCAGCAGGGGCAGGACAGTCCATTTATACGCCAGAAGATACTACGATTCGCGATCTTCAAGAAGATGATCGCCCGTACGCAGGGTATCTTTACAGTTTCCTGGCCCTGCACGCCAAGCAGACGCAGATGATGGACACTTTTGAGCTTACAGCGGGCGTGGTGGGGCCAAGCGCCCTGGCGGAATATGCGCAAAATGGCGTCCACCGGTTGCGCGGGTTTGAAACCGCCAAGGGCTGGGACAACCAACTGCATGATGAGCCTGCCATGACCCTTTCCTGGGGCAGAAACTACCGCCTCAACAAACAAAGTATTTGGTCGGGATTAAGCTGGGATGTTTTACCGTACCACACACTCACAGCTGGCAACGTGCTGACGCAGGCAACTGCGGGTTCGGAACTGCGCCTTGGCTGGAACCTGCCCCCATCCTTCACCACTTCACAAATTCATCCCAGTTCGAGCATTGGTGCGCCAACCCCCGAAGACATGGGGGGACGACAATCCAAGGATTGGGGTTTTTATATTTTCGCTGGTGCTGAAGGCCGCGCTGTTGCCCACAATATTTTTCTGGATGGCAACACCTGGGGTGACAGTCATCGCGTGGCCAAAGACCCCTTTGTGGGGGAAGCAAGTTTTGGAGCAGCCGTAACCATAAACAGCCTGCAAATTGCCTACAGACACGTTTATCTGACTGAAGAATTCAAAAAGCAGAAGGAGGCACAAAACTTTGGTTCCATTACTCTTGTTTTACCTTTTTAG
- a CDS encoding sigma-54-dependent Fis family transcriptional regulator — translation MQKSSNTSPRPGTVSRSPANADSHREEQLRLLLDLSNVVNSATDVGVALNKALQLMAEHLHMMRGAITLISPNSGEIRIEAAYGLKPAEARRGRYVRGEGITGRVIETGRSMYISNVSEEPLFLNRTRSRDLGKEGISFICVPICLNDQVVGALSVDHLLVDDATLEDEMRLLTIISTLLGHAALESQGRMDEEASSPLRPRGFVGNSEVMQKVYAQIAQVAPSGTTVFLQGESGTGKELAARSIHSGSTRANKPFISLNCAALPENLIESELFGHERGAFTGANATRKGRFELANGGTLFLDEVGELSLMTQAKLLRVLQERAFERLGGMETHYVDVRFITATNRDLEKMVEEETFRRDLFYRLNVFPIFLPPLSFRPEDILPLANHFIKKYALANGRNNVRLSLSVMDMLQRYTWPGNIRELENVMERAVLLLGREGLVLPQHLPPALHGSRAAASSGLTPGLIRQGLSGSLQEQLDELERASITEALEFSQGQMGKAAASLGLTERIMALRMKKYGITYKAFRPVYRKDETE, via the coding sequence ATGCAAAAATCCAGCAATACATCTCCCCGTCCCGGCACCGTGTCGCGCTCTCCCGCCAACGCAGACAGCCACCGCGAAGAGCAGCTGCGCCTTTTGTTGGATCTTTCCAATGTGGTCAACTCCGCCACGGATGTGGGGGTTGCCCTGAACAAGGCGCTCCAGCTCATGGCAGAGCATCTGCACATGATGCGCGGCGCGATCACGCTTATTTCGCCCAACAGCGGCGAAATCCGCATCGAGGCTGCCTACGGCCTCAAACCCGCCGAGGCCCGCCGGGGCCGCTACGTGCGCGGCGAGGGCATCACCGGACGCGTGATCGAAACCGGGCGCTCCATGTACATATCTAATGTATCTGAAGAGCCCCTTTTTCTGAACCGCACCCGCTCTCGCGATCTGGGAAAGGAGGGCATTTCCTTCATCTGCGTGCCTATCTGCCTTAACGACCAGGTTGTGGGCGCGCTGTCGGTTGACCATCTGCTCGTGGACGATGCCACGCTTGAAGACGAAATGCGCCTGCTCACCATTATATCAACCCTGCTTGGGCATGCCGCCCTCGAATCGCAGGGCCGCATGGATGAAGAAGCTTCCTCGCCCCTGAGGCCGCGCGGCTTTGTGGGCAATTCCGAAGTGATGCAAAAGGTCTACGCGCAGATTGCGCAGGTTGCCCCGTCCGGCACCACAGTTTTTCTACAGGGCGAATCCGGCACGGGCAAAGAACTTGCTGCGCGCTCCATCCATTCGGGCAGCACACGCGCCAACAAGCCCTTTATTTCGCTCAACTGCGCCGCATTGCCAGAAAACCTCATTGAAAGCGAACTGTTCGGCCATGAGCGCGGAGCCTTTACCGGCGCAAACGCCACACGCAAGGGGCGCTTTGAGCTTGCCAACGGCGGCACGCTGTTTTTGGATGAGGTGGGCGAGCTTTCGCTCATGACCCAGGCAAAATTGCTGCGCGTGTTGCAGGAAAGGGCCTTTGAGCGTCTTGGCGGCATGGAAACGCATTATGTTGATGTGCGCTTTATCACCGCCACCAACCGCGATCTGGAAAAAATGGTTGAGGAAGAAACCTTCCGCCGCGATCTGTTCTACCGCCTCAATGTCTTCCCCATTTTCCTGCCGCCCCTGAGTTTCCGGCCAGAGGACATTCTGCCGCTGGCAAACCACTTTATCAAAAAATACGCGCTGGCCAACGGGCGCAATAATGTGCGCCTCTCCCTTTCTGTTATGGATATGCTGCAACGCTATACTTGGCCGGGCAACATCCGCGAACTTGAAAACGTCATGGAGCGCGCCGTGCTGCTGCTGGGCCGCGAAGGCCTTGTTCTGCCCCAGCACTTGCCCCCTGCCCTGCACGGCAGCCGCGCCGCCGCCAGTTCCGGCCTCACGCCCGGGCTGATCCGGCAGGGGCTTTCCGGCAGTTTGCAGGAACAGCTGGACGAACTGGAACGCGCATCAATCACCGAAGCGCTTGAGTTCA